Within Spinacia oleracea cultivar Varoflay chromosome 4, BTI_SOV_V1, whole genome shotgun sequence, the genomic segment GTATCAATACGAACATTGTTCCTTTACCCATAGTGCTACTCGAGAAATTATCTCTGAGAGCTTACAAGCCATTCCTTTCACTTTAAGTGCTTTAGTAATTTCCTTGTTGCTTAATTTGTTTATATATTAAACACAAATACACAATATATGTACAATATAAGGAACACAACTTCTCTTTTAACTCCTTTAGGATGAGTGATCAAACAATTAGGACACTCATTATTAAGCCTTTAGTCCTTGGCTAGGAGGTTTTGAGGAACCTCCTAACATACTATGTTTGAACTTAGTCTAATTGACAATAGTAAAACTTGTAAAGACACATGAAATAATATTAAAGATCATGCTTGCTTcttataataaacaaacaacaaTTACATACTCCCAAGTGTACGCATCACAACACATTCattgaaatataaataattcCAAGTCCAACTCATGCCACTAATACTACTAGTACACTCTAGGACTAGTACGTATCTTTTGAAGTACGAGAAACAACTTAAGGGCAACGAGTTAGAACCTCCCTTCTACGAACTTGGTACCTAAATATCGAATAATAATCCGATCAGTTTCTTGATTACATAAATTAACATCGAAGGTACTAAAAATTAGATTTATACAACTTCCTAATAATCTGATTTTTAGTCTCTTAATGCTCCATATATACAAACAATAAGCTACTATTGTTCACATTGCAATCTCATCGTAAAAACTTACTTAAAATAGTAGTTTAGCTCCATCCAAAACTATTTAAACAACCCATAAGTAATCTGATTTAACCTTTATAAAATTCAGATGATAAAAATTATATACAAATACTATGTTTGATGATTACAAACCCTCAAAACATGTTTTAAACTAATAAGCCTCATTTAAAGTATTAGGATGTAAaacttcttttattttatttttatttttatatatactAGCAGCTGGCAGCGCGCGTTGCGCGCAGTATGgctggaaatttgaaatttgttacTGTTGGTGTTCTAGCATTCTACAAGTATCTGAAATAGTCGTGTACCGCAAAAGTGAACTTATTAATCAACATACAATTTCGGATATTTCGGATTTGATATCCCAACTTGGCTAAATTACAACATAACTCAACCCTCTCTCTCAAGGTTCAAGACCTCTTAAAGCGGCTCACGACCCATTTGTAATAAAACTCAGTTGCATTTATtatacaaacactataaatatgccGCCATAGTGCATATACCAAGGTACGCTCATTTATTGCTTCACACACTTTAACTTAGAGAACTCTCTCTACTCTCAAACCtagtacttacttaggcatcgaagAGGCTTTCCtcgaaacacccccgaggctagttaacttACTCGTGTGCAAGTACTTTGAGCCAAAATACTCTCAAGAACAAGCTAGATATTCCACTATTACGAAAGAGCCTTCATCTGAAACTCATTGTTTCATACTCGGaacaattaatatgattttgtATTTTAATTGGATGTTAGCATTGTTCATTATATTCTCTAATCACTACAGTTATATATATAGAAATCCGTGACATGTAGCCAGCCACTTTACTcaacatgttaaaaaaaaataaaaacaaataaagaaaaataaagaaaaataaaaaataaaaaaaggtaTTACTATTCATAAGGGAGATTCTCCCACTTTTTAAGGGTTATAGAAATACTTTCGTATATTGTACTTGCATGAAATTGTTAATAACTATATGTCATTAATaactatcatcatcatcatcatcatcatcatcagctATCCACTCCAATAATCATAACAACAAGTCAACTCCATTAACCCAATTAGCCGCATCGTTTTTACTCAATACGCAACTGTCAATTTGGCATACacgttttctttctcttttttttttgttttaataaaaACCATCCTTAATCTAATTATCAATAATCAGCCAAATTACTAATGCTCAATCGAAAATAATAGCAGACATCAATAAGAATCGtttaacaacaataacaacgaCCGAAATCGACAACAATATCAACACCAAGAATCACGCAACAACCAACAACAACACACTAGCAGCAGGGAGAGGGGACATAGTAGACAAGGTGGAAAGAGGCGTTACAGATGGTGGTTAAGTGAAGATCGCAGGAGAAGAGCCCAAGCAGAGCAAAACGGCGACGAAAGACAGCACACAATAGTATCCGAAGGAAAAATAGAAAAGAagggttttgggttttgtttATAATAAAATTCAGATATTctcttaatttaaataattggaaattttaatttaaaatcctTTTCCAAattgtttatggttttttccttCTTAAAACTTTTTAAACTCTCAGTTTCCTTATTTTCTTGAAATAAAacacttcatttttcttttaggctaaaataacttttataatatttatactaTTGTTTAAAACGTAATATTATTTCTAAATATTTAAGACATTACTCAGTATATTTCttgaaatataaaataaaatgacccaaaaatacggagtatcaaACGGAGAGATTGTGAAGGCATGTAAGTGGCGTAACGTTGTTGTATTTACACATTACAAAGTTGCTCCAAGgtaaattgtttaattattaacttttaaCTTTAGAGTATTATAATAAATCAGCCAAATGGATAATCTGATAAATGATTAATGTAAAATAACGTTGTGCAACCCCCTAAAATGTTTTGCCATGTGGAATCGTTTGTGAAGTTAATCAATAACCTAGATGGTTCAAGACGAGAAGAAGTAGTTAAAATGGGTTTTGGTGGCCTGTTGGAAATGAAGATGTCGAAGTTGGACCAGATTTTGTGTTATTGGCTGATGAGTAGGGTAGTTGTTGACGATTATGTTGAGTTTGGGGATGGGAATGTGTTTTGATTTACCCCGCAACATATACAGAGTATTTTTGGGCTGCCAATGGGAACCAAGGATGTTCCTGTGGGGATGGATTGGAAGGATGAAGAAAAATGGTTGGTCCTGCGCTAGAGATGTATAAGTTGTATGGAATTGGTGATGATCATCCGTCgaaggatatggtgttgttggaGAAGGTAGCTGCAACTATGGTGGGTAAGAAAGATTCAATGGGGGTGGTTACACCTCTAAGCACCCCTAGTGAGAATATTGAATTTAGGAATGCGTTCTTGGCAATAGTAGTGGGCCACTTACTTTGTCCTACTTCCATGTGCACTAACTTGTCACATAGTGTAATgggtgttgtgagtttgggtgGGGTGGCCGAAGAGTATGACTGGTGCACTTGGACATATAACAGGCTCATGGAGCGTGTAGAGGTATTTTCTAAGAgttttgatgaacttggttatgttggtgGATGTGGAGGCTGTGTTGTAGCCTTAATGGTAAGAGTAGTTGGTTTGTGTTATTTTCTTGTCTTATGTGTTTTTTATAATTGCAATGCTAGTTctaatacttgaaataataaatatgcAGATTTTTTACCTTGATCGCTTGGCGGGAACACCCGTTGATGTAGAACCTTTGCCTAGAGTGAAGGTGTGGGGGAACTTGGAAGTGAAACAAGCAATCAGGGAAGACAAGAGAAGTGGATATGACTATGGTAGATTGAAGGTAAGAGCAAATTGAAGGTCGATtgatattttgttatttatgttttgttattaatgatattttgttatttatgtaTTTGCAGTCAAAGAAGGTGGTTTATGGTAGGGGACCTGATGGTGAAGTTACGAATAGCGTCAGTGGGTTGACAAATAAAGAAGCTGATCGGAGGATGGAGGTAGTAGATGAGTCGATGACCGGCAATGGCACAGGGACAGAAACTGATCTTAACCTCATTCCAAGAGCAGATGTTGGTATGAGGCATGAAAACACAGGGGGAAACACTAAGGTTTCCCTCAATCCAAATTTGTGGGCTTCGCTTAATCCAATTTTGGATAGAGATAGGTCCCTTGTACATGATCTTGCGCATCAGGTATGGTAGTCACTTTTTCGTACTTGTTGTAGTCTTTGTTAATTATACTTTGCTTGCTTTATTGCATTTGTGTGTTATTGTTGGTTAGTTTAGAGTATTTTATTATGTTTGCATTATCTTTTTTGTGTGGTTATGTTGGTTAGTTAGTGTTAGATATTATAGGCTCTAAGAGTCAGTGTTTGTGCAGGTACTTGAATTCTTCAAACCTGAGTTGGAGCGGATGATTATTTATGTCGTGTCCGAGAGGGAATGGGGTGCAAGTGGTAGTTCTAGGGGTGGTGTTGGTGATGGTAGTGGTTGGGGTGGTGGTTTGGTTGGTAGTGGTTGGGTTGgtcatggtggtggtggtgttgttGGTGGTGGTAGTGGTGTTGGTGGGGTTAGGGGTATGGGAAGAGTTGATTATGGGAGAGGTGGTGCTGCCTGGGGAGCACAAGTGGGTAGAAGTAGAGGCTTAAATGCTGGTGATGATGCTCCTCTAGGCTTTGAGGTTAGAGCACCACCAGGCTTTGAGGTTAGAGCACCTCCAGGCTATGATGTTGCTCGAGCATCGATAGGATACGATGCTGCTCGAGCACCTACAGCCTTTGATTCTCGAACACCGATCGGCTTTGATGCATTTGCACGTGGTAGAAATGCTGCATTTGGAGGAGGTTCTTTAAGTGTTGGAGCTTCTGGAAGCGCTGGAAAAAACATTGGTGCTTACTCAGCAGGTGATTCAGGTTCGTTTCACTATAATATTGGTGCTGGTATTTTGGCTGGTGTTTCGACTGTTGTTTCGACTGGTGTCTCGACTGCGGCGGCGGCTGTTTCAGAGAGACGGTTCGATAATGTGATTAGGAATAATGATGATATTCTGGAAAATCAAGAAGTTCTTGTAGGGGTGGTGATAAGCCAAGTGGCAGCTTCATGTGTGAATGAAGCTAAATAATTTTCTGAGGAGGAGTTGTTGGATTCAACAAGTGGATCTTCAAAGAAACCAGCAGCAGCAGCCGCACCACCATTACAAAATGAAaatgagaaagagaaagaaaagagtCCAGATGGGGGAGGGACTGGGCCCAAGAGAGTGACTAAGTCGACGAGCGGTTTGTCTTATGTTGTATGTGAGTTGTCTACGCTACCTCGAAGACTTTCAGTGTTAGCAAATCTTCTCCTTGTATTTATCCGATCTTGGCGATCAAGGAACAACAAGTATATTTACATTTTCAACAAGCTAGTAATAAGCTTTCAATTTATTGATTTGGTGTGATacagtgagggggtcgaaaaagcacgaggctaatgtgtgacctcgtccctcgtggacgtgacgttgtcagatcaagtgtaattggatttcctgttagtttacacccaatcgactagtaatataggagtcgccattcagtttttaacgacaatgagaaaaactgacaaaacccggttatcgtgacataaagggagtgcaattatgttcgaccacgacggccataggttcccttgtgatccttggtgtggggatcgctcaacgtacacccgcagggcagagattgagagttcgggggactgtagctaccgagaggagtgctcatcgataatactccagaggcaggttatccttactagctcagcataaataattgaaaggacatgcgttaaactattaaactattctgaattgattttagcaatatgcaacacataacactaaatcgattgtgattatcttatttagattgatttaaggtacctagcatgataattcaattgtccaaggtattatcttattaggcgtgatagatcaatcaaattaatagtttgacaattttataaaagggtgataaaagcgattaaatcatatgagggacacattacaacgcacccttgagaggtgcgttgtggctctcagaaaactaaccacttggctttgccatttctccttttatttaactaatctcgggtttccaagcaatgttccagtatttagggttaattcatcaagctacaaggggcatgatgcgttctgttcgacttttgggtcgattgcgacagaacgccggatcaatttcacagcgtgaggcttaggcgtaaggctagagtcaatactcagattatggaattgtgtttcacgtcggtttttaggctgtaattataggaaaagagtgtgtggaaagatagattttaagatacgaatccaaaaggaATCcgaaataaaacggccccaggcattttcagcgcccagggctgggcgccgaagatttcggcgcccagatccaggcgtttaAAATGGGAtatgggccgagttcttgtcagatttggactcttagaacacggagcttttgagatttatccgagtcttttagtgcgtattaacttatgacggaatgcgtctgggcccgttacgaactctaggttcgttaggaatttaattaaaacgtaactcttattttcgaattataccaggaatagatttcctttgtaaattctatctcttttaggatttatgttggagtgaaacacctaattctgacaggtttctatcttttatgattttgccacttttaacaactactttttacggcagttactattcttagcaggtttctataaatagcagttttggctgaaatgaaagggtgattgagattcgttattttataggagatgcattgccaagtggagatttatgttctcatcatcgaagcttccctttcgggaatggggacaaaagtaggtgtctacagttagcccccactttgactgagtctcgagatgagacgatggtcaaagtactagacggagtgcgtcgtacaagccatggtgtatgtgacctgttttgcgagggtctcacgagcccccgagtgataacatttgacttaagggtcatcacttgaagtgttaacacattcctcacgcgtcattggaatttgttaactgatagtatagaaactccatcactttgtcattggaagtatctaaagatgttttcgaaatcaaagctataaagtgtaactaggcctagccaagcctaatcacgaggtaaaacgtttttaaaattctcattttcagggttagctaaacaagaatacccccttgtttttataggatgtaaaacgaaggaaaatccagcacatcgctcttttttggaaaagggaaactatcctttgatttttggaaaagggaaaccatcctttgatttttggaaaagggaaaccatcctttgatttttggaaaaggataaaccaggaaaagttatcgctgcagcgactaaggacctgcgcggttagtggcgcagaccccgcccgctgaaggtgggcgagcctgtccgctgagggtggacaccccgtccgatagaagtggacgaatctgttttgatgtttgaaaataaggacctacacggtttgtgacgtagaccccgcccgctgaaggtgggcgagcctgtttttgttttgaagattttattttctttttattttcgaaaactgaggacctgcgcgtttagtgacgcagaccccgcccgctgaaggtgggcgagccctgtccgctaagggtggacgccccgcccgctggaggtgagcgaacctgaattcgtcttttcgatttgggactcgcgtggtacgtgccgcgatcttgcctgattgaggtgggcaagtccctatttcatttgttcttgtgatttcttttgagaatttcttttcattcattcttgtaagagcaaattctttcgagggatgctcggatttagttgcaacctgaatgtgggttgacaacatgcttagacggaccattgtctcgtggtcatcatctttcatggttttgagctagtctttacggctcaattttgccactacctgggtccttgattaggggactatgtataagtatcaacggcgacctttgtcttgaggtcgtaatccggttttatcttttgagattatccaaacacgggacttcgtacagcgtagtctgggaatattgttttaactttgcatactctcttttgaaatatatattttctttcgagcccccaagcactcgtgcttgacggtcatttcttgtcaaagaggttccttggggatacgcattttgtaatgtccttgatcgatcgtgtttgggatcgtgctcgtaagtgcgagcgatctttgtagtggtgtgctactcttaacaaagccgtgaggtgtgactttcagtaaagaaatcggcaatttttgagtcgaatggatacggcagggccctatagaagtcagggcttcttttggccctaggctcattttcggcgcccaggcctgggcgttagaaataattcacgcccaagtggggcgttgaaaatattgtttgggctggtcttttgatgacacagttggcctcttgtttattcgtttatttcacttggaaattctacgtattttctcttttgtttttctttatttttggaacgtagaattttattagagatcacaatgagttgagtgatcgtgatgatttctcgagaagccgtagccgattggtggactacggggtttgtcgctttggggcgattatttaaaggaactatcgctcttaaggcgtacggttattgcaatagttgggcgagtctatatggcccgaggaacataccttgaggcgtaagactttgatcgtatattttttttcttttgaacgcgttcgtgaatgttcgatacatagaatgatgatatgtatgtgcgaacgagcgttcatagattggtgtgaggggggtcgaaaaagcacgaggctaatgcgtgacctcgtccctcgtgggtgtgacgattctttttattcaatcaagtgtaattggatttcctgtgagtttacacccaattgactagtaatataggagtcgccattcagtttttaacgacaatgagaaaaactgacaaaatccggttatcgtgacataaagggagtgcaattatgtttgaccacgacggtcgtaggttcccttgtgatccctggtgtggggatctctcaacatacacccgcaaggtagagattgagggttcgggggactgtaactaccgagaggagtacttcgctcgtcgataactccagaggcaggatatccttactagctcagcataaataattgaagggacatgcgttaactattaaactaatctgaattgattttagcaatatgcaacatataatactaattcgatcgtgattatctgatttaaatagcattaaggaacctagcatgataatccgatttcccaaaaatattatatttgttaggcgtgatagaacaatcagattaggttagtttaacagttcataaaaagggcgaggaaagcagttaaatcatcgaaaaagggacacatttacgacgcacccttgagaggtgcgtcacggttctcagaaaactaaccactttgactttgctatttctcctttttatttaacgaatctcaattatgggacaggatacgttctgttcgatttatggatcgattgcgacagaacgcgtgaacaatttcgcagcgagaggcttaggctaaggattggagtcaatactcagaatataattatgtgttgttgtgtgtccttttacgtcgaatttaggggcctatttatagggaagagttcgtggaaagatagaattgcagagttctaatccacaaagaattaggaaaaaacacgtacccaggtatttccagcgcccaggcctgggcgccgaagatttcggcgcccagagccaggcgttgaaaatagggtctgggctgttttctttagtcagattcggattcctgaaatccgtagagtttgagacttaaccgagtcttttagcgcgtatcaatttatgacggaatgcgtctgggcccgttacgaactctaggctcgttaggatttcaattaatacgtaactcttatttccgaatcatattaggaataggattctcgcagttttctatctcatttaggatttatgttggaatgcaacacctaattctgacaggtttctatcttttatgttttgacacttttagaagctaccttttacggcagttactatttttagcaggtttccataaatagcaggtttcgggtgaaatgaaaaggggaattgagattcgtttattttataggagatgcgttgtcaagtggagatttatgctttcatcatcgaacctttccctttcaggaatggggacaaaagtaggtgtctacagttagcccccactttgaatgagtcttagagtaagacgatggtcaaagtattagacggagtgcatcacacaagccatggtgtatgtgacctattttgcgagggtctcacgagcccccgagtgataacatttgacttaagggtcatcacttgaaatgtcgacatatccctcacgtgtcattgggatttgtcaacggatagtatagaatgctccctcactttgtcattggaagtatctaaagaggcgtagaaactccctcactttgtcattgggagtagctacagatgttttcgaaatcaaagctataaagtgtaattgggcctggccaagcccaatcacgaggtaaaaatgttttttaaagattctcatttttagggctagctaaacgagaaaacccccttgtttttataggacgtaaaacgaaggaaaatccagtacccttgtttttataggacgtaaaacgaaggaaaatccagcaaaagttatcgctgcagcgactaaggacctgcgcggtttaatggcgcagaccccgcaggctaaagatggcgagcctgtccgctaagggtggacaccccgtccgatagaagtggacgaatctgttttggaaatttgaaaataaggacctacgcggtttgtgacgtagaccccgccggctaaagatggcgaaccttgtccgctaagggtggacaccccgtccgatagaagtggacgaatctattttgaaatttgtttttcttttttgaaaataaggacctacgcggtttgtgacgtagaccccgccggctgaagatggcgagcctattttaaatttgaagactttattttttcgaaaactgaggacctgcgcggctagtgacgcagaccccgcccgctgagggtgggcgagtccattttgaatttcttattttgcctatgtagaagggcttttgtgattacaacctgttggtgggtcgtaatatttcctgattagatgtgtcctataagtgggtccacactgtgtatatttttgtttaacaatttttttttttttctttcaaaataccgttttttttgggaaagaaatatcaagataacggatatcttacacaaaataggggagtacacgtgcccgacagcgaatattcgctgtctgggaagcattttcaacgcccagccgtgggcgcgagaatttctaacgcccagagctgggcgttgaaaatgcgaagggggggctggtctttaaatacgcggaccgtctccttcctttcccatttccaccattttagCTCAAACCCTTCACTTCTTTCTACTGGTTTTTGCTCGTTTCCCtcacttttcttcacgaattctactccaaatcacttcctaatcttcccaatgtaagtaattttcagtaattttgagcttttctgtcaatttcagtatttttgtcaagtattttttgtgcatgaaattgatttggggttttttgattttgtgcccctttccttcaattagatagttggaaatgttccacataacatattaattagtttgtgcatgttaatttttgcaagtatgttgatttttgttgaatttgggcattttcatgctagcccccaattatacctacgaccctagtattttcttataatgtaggtgttcttggtatattgcttgcgttcctcataattcatgggtgacaaatcatggaagaattttgattttgctggagttaatttttacttagagaattttgctaagtatgaacttagtatcatgtttttagggaacaaaaattgtatgactccatttcatgagtgaaatgcactctttttagggatcggtgtgagtgccgattttgtcaaaggtataatgccttattgtattgttgatcagcatgtctgacgagtcgctaccccctcctggtggccacgaggagcgtggcatgacgcgtca encodes:
- the LOC130471441 gene encoding uncharacterized protein yields the protein MVGPALEMYKLYGIGDDHPSKDMVLLEKVAATMVGKKDSMGVVTPLSTPSENIEFRNAFLAIVVGHLLCPTSMCTNLSHSVMGVVSLGGVAEEYDWCTWTYNRLMERVEVFSKSFDELGYVGGCGGCVVALMIFYLDRLAGTPVDVEPLPRVKVWGNLEVKQAIREDKRSGYDYGRLKSKKVVYGRGPDGEVTNSVSGLTNKEADRRMEVVDESMTGNGTGTETDLNLIPRADVGMRHENTGGNTKVSLNPNLWASLNPILDRDRSLVHDLAHQVLEFFKPELERMIIYVVSEREWGASGSSRGGVGDGSGWGGGLVGSGWVGHGGGGVVGGGSGVGGVRGMGRVDYGRGGAAWGAQVGRSRGLNAGDDAPLGFEVRAPPGFEVRAPPGYDVARASIGYDAARAPTAFDSRTPIGFDAFARGRNAAFGGGSLSVGASGSAGKNIGAYSAGDSGSFHYNIGAGILAGVSTVVSTGVSTAAAAVSERRFDNVIRNNDDILENQEVLVGVVISQVAASCVNEAK